AGTGGAACACTCACTATGGAATTCGACAGTAAGGtgataaaatttaatgtttatgaggcGATGGGAAAACCCAGTATAATGTTGAATATTTCTAGTGTTGATATTACTTAACCACTAACGAAATTTCATTTTGAATATCTTGAAGAGGATGAGTTACAAACTGTGCTTTGAAGGAATTTAGACCTCAAAGTTTTGGATAAATTGGATGAATTAATGACGTTAGAAGAGCCAAATTGTGAAGCTCTTATTCGCATGGAGGCCCCAAAATTAGAGCTCAAATCGTTTCCAAAACATTTAAAGAGTTCGATAGAGGAAAAGGCAAACCCAAACAGTGAAGCTCAAAGACGCATTATTCCATCAATAATGGAGGAATTCATGAAGTGCTTCAAGGACAATGGGAAAAGGTTGAAACCCTTCTACTGGAACTTCCGAGTGTAGGTAATGGAAGAATTAATTCTTAAGCAGCCAAACGAATAACACTCAGGTCGTCGAGCTAATGATGTTAAACAAAAGCGCCTTTTAGGAGGcaacccatatttatttattttaatttatttaatttgaattcagtttaatttatgttgaaaataaaaaaataaagattattatttaatctattttattgtGTTGTTTTCTAGGAACGATGGTAGAGGATGTcctttttcatcaaaaaataaaTCAGATTTGAACTTTTATGTTGTGGGCACGACTTGTCAAATTTTGATGCTGCCATTTGTTGAAAGATACACACAAGACCGAATCAATCAGAACCAACCTGAACTGCCCAAACCACCCTCCGTCAAATAAACATGGGGAGTACACTTAACCCTTCTATtcattattgttttaaaatagCATATTGAGGGCAATGCGGGCTAAGTAGAGGGGTTCGTAGGACATGCCATGCTATTTGTTCTTTGTATATGCTCATTCACTAAGATAATTCCTCAGTTCGTTTCAGAAATGAACCTCTAATTCTTATGCTaagttcatttaaataattgggTGAATCATGAATAACTATTTCTTACTtgattaataaatattttgtagaattaaatatgttatggCTTAGTCAATGTTTCATATAAATTATTGGTTCTTTTAAACTTGCCTAATGAAAGTActaatttaaatgaataaataaaaatctgTTAATGGCTTTGTTAAGAGAAAATATTTGGAAATGTAACCAAATTAAGTAACCGggatgaggtgcttgggttgtcatctcatttcgcATAAAAAGATTTGAGTGATCAGCCGAAACTTGTAACACTCTGCTAATCGAGCTGCcttaagaaaagagaaataaattcattaggtacatgccaaattgAGTAACCGAGATGAGGTGCTTAGGTTGTCGTCTCATTTCGTATCAAATTATTTGGCTATGTCTCGAATTCGTaaaaaaaaaatgtcaagttgAGTAATCAAggtgaggtgcttgggttgtcatctcatgTCGCATCAAAAGACTTGATCATGTCAcgaataagtttaaaaaatataataaaatgaaaatatatatattgagtaCAATTATCTTGCAAATTTGATTAAGCCTAAATTTAATGAAGTAGTTGAATTTGACATACAGTTCGAGattttataaaatgcttattgATTGAGTCTagcaattatttatttttgattcacCTAATTGTTTGCATTATACTTGATTGAGAAAGAGGGTTTGATTTCGAAAAGGATTGTCGAATGATTTTTAGTAGACATCATGCTTGAGAACAAGCATCAACTAAGTGGGGGGAAtttgatagcaagataaatttttgtttttaatgtatttatttttggttaattatTGAATAAGATGCTACTAAACTTGGATTCTTATCAGGAACGAAGTTGGTATgctgaaattcaaaattatataaaaatgggctaaattggaacaaaaaataAAGACGAGGGgtagattgaaagattgaagatttaAAGTTGGCTTGATAAAGATTAAAGATTTGAAATTGGCTGGATAaagatcaaattattttttatattgtcaAAGCCATGTAGttagtttaaatttggtttttaaattttgatttatttagtgataatgTTTAGGAAAATCTAGCTATATTTTAGCATTGGAAGTATGGATAAATACCTGGTGGCTATAACAATTGGAGACTTAGCTTTTGAATATACaaacttcctttctttcttttcatttttctgcGTAGTAAGCATTTggcattttatcaatatttttccAATTTCAATATTTTGGCTAATTTGCCTTTTAAGTCCATTCTCTTTCCACTTTTCACCATTTCCACTAAAATCATTTCTAGACTCCATTTAGCATGATTAATTTGGTATTTTCTACCTCTCCggtatatgggatagtacaaattctTCCTTTAAATTTAAttcgatttcaattcaaaaagcgtTTGTTGGGCTGGAACCGTTTGGCGTACAGTTGGAAAGTTGAGTCGATTGTGCTCTACTCAAAATCTAGCGAACAAATTGATTTGTTCAAGTggaaaaagctagttggattCCATCGAGGGAGATAGTAATCGGATTTAAACGACCCACACGACTGAGACCGTTAATTTGAGTTTGATTTTTCAGATCGCAAGGCTGTTGAAGTCTTAAATTTCAGCCACATGTCACGTGGTTAGAAATTCGACAAGGGTCGATTTGCAGGTCGTACCGGAATCGACTACAAGAGGAAAATATGGTGGTTTGAGGCCTCCTCGATCACTATAACCAACTTATCGGCTGGATGAAAAAAAGCTTTTTTCAAGGATCTGTTCAAGTTCAGGGTGTATTGAAGCTAAGActaagattaaaaaaatttatttgcttaaatttatttttgcaatttcgaatctgttttcattttattactctacatatttatttattttattatctttattaactaaacctctctttttcattttcagtATTGCTACACACAGGTCGTGGGCACGACTGTGATCGCGACAGTAATTCTGGTCACAATAAAAGATGAAATTGAATAACCAATCCCTCTAGGTTCGACCTTACTGCTCTATACTACTATTTAGTGTTATCTTAtcgtaggaatttatatttgttgGTTTCGACGCTAGCAATAATCACAAATTTCAATTGTGTATTTTATTAAATCACTTTGGAAAAAGTAACCGAGTGTAGAAATCAAATCAATACAACCGATCAtgtaaaatgtaacaccccaaacccggcctaaaagtttggctcgaatctggcgtgtcacattgaagtgtttttcggaaaccaaatttccattaaaaacccttcttaataattaaaaacttataccctttttaaaccttgttagaaaacctcagctgaataacattcttaacaactttgtaaaaatcttggtagtttcggaagcttaatttaaaaacaattgcaaataggtgatgttttgaacaaccgtagttgctttggaaaaccgtgttcaaatactagcaattataagaacaataaataaaattccaaatttgaaatccagaaaattacaatggctttactataacccacataaaaacatttaaaagtaataatcaaaactgtaacataaacaatgtgtgtggcttcctccgagcccctcgcagctccgatctgtctaaggctggaaattacctgaaaggttaataaacagggtgagtttacgaaaactcagtgtgaaatcccctactatataaaaggaacagtcagtcatataaaagaattaaaagtctggccccagccctacttatagtttcagtatcaattgggccttagcccattataacatatagtaccagatgggccttagcctattacagaagaagaaacattatcagaactagaatcaaaatgagaatcagaatcagaatcaggtgacagaatcagaatcagaattagaatcagaattaggtgacagaatcaaaaccagtatcaggtaacagaatcagaatcagaatgtgaatgcaatcccaacccaatctagccatcacaccacccgtaccagcccATCACACTaggtggggaataactcaacctacccagcccacacaccaatatgCAGCAAGGCTGCTAATAACGGAATATTATGGCAGAGCCACCAAAATCAGATAATGtagcaaagccacttaacagaatacgtggcacaaagccatcgataacgggtctataattGGTACGAAGCCTACAATATCGATACGAAGCCCACAATAAcagcacacagccataatcaggttggcataaagccatatgtaggttggtgtaaagccataatcagaataattggctttaagccatcggtagctgtatcatgttaggcacatagccatcagcgacggtaatatagtcggcacacagccttgagtaaatatgatcgacacagagtcgtcaataatcatatattggcacatagccttaggcaaataagTTTGGTACACAACCTTCGGTaacatgatcggcactcagccatcgatcggtccacagtcgtctcgggcgaccttatcaaatcaatatgaatatacggctcttaagtcttcggtggatccacagtcgtcaagcaaccatgcgatcctaacagatcagatcttcctccgtacaaaatcccaacccatgcaacatgtcatgtatgcagaatgtcatgcccatatttgaatcaaacaatcacagtcaagtcattcatatcaccaacatatattcacaatcaaatccgtcaaccacacagtccaagtcagtcacttgcccacaagggcaaaacagtcatttaacaccttaggggcaaaataataattttaccccacaagggtatctcagtaattctaccctacaggggtatttcgatatttctaccctacaagggtattttagtaattctaccctacaggggtatttcaataattttgtaaatcgagggtaaaacggtaattctgtaaattaagggtactttggtaattttacaagtcgagtgtattttagtaatttggtaaactaaagtattctaaacaaggataacaatacgaataggcctaaagcccattctcgacCCAAATGagtccacacgctcgtgtggcccttttagcccaaatctagccacagatatgagattcacctagcctagtccaatatttactacataatcaaacaacttatccaattgggcctgtaggcccattaggcccacatggcccctttcgaccCGTCCCGGCCTGAAGTAGCCATcttacagctagagtagtgagaaatacacacttgataggagactggagttaatccacgctccgagcactcttagccgttgcccaacccaaacgagcacgccataaagcaaaagggatcagccaagaaaggtacctttactctcctcaaggttctctctatttaaagccagcttcgcatccacccttatgttagcttcccgatgtgggattcctccatcatcagagtttaaattcaacaccaactcttgccgccccttgttggaaaaataaatgctctttgattgccatgagtttcaaaccctggacctccttgcctactctatgacgccaccttcctacCTCTTATgcggcgctactttgccactagaccacaaggcctTTTGTGGcataatttctccaacaatattcttaaggcctacctactacacccagggtttgattcaccttaaaccaaaatttttgctagagtctaagtttgaacccaggacttctccaacacttctcagcacacttaaccactaaaacaagccttcattaatgaaatttacatgcacaacaaaatattataagctaccttcaactgctcccatgctcaaggcccaaaacttctaggcccaaattcagggtgttacaactctacctcccctaaagaaatttcatccctaaaatttccatctaacagTGTAGTcatgtaacatctaccccactacgctaccgctccgcactctgatcctactatcaccaTCACACTttaactagaacttgaaacatctcataggtacaacacttattcactgaagcagacacatatttatcacacatatatacaatttttaCATCCAAACAttacatccacataaaataaataccaaatttaaattcagaccaatatctaaggaatccacagtatttcaatttctaaacaggcaaaagtattcagaagacttacggattcagcgccggagactcggtgtgccacactttttaagagaaatacttcaaacagattacgtggttgaaaataattttttgaaattcaacccttgaaaacccaatccacagccgagttgttgcaacccaggctctgatgccactaaatgtaacaccccaaacccggcctgaaagtttggctcgaatctggcgtgtcacattgaagtgtttttcgaaaaccatgtttccattaaaaacccttcttaataagtaaaaacttataccctttttaaaccttgttagaaaacctcagctgaataacattcttaacaactttgtaaaaatcttggtagttacggaagcttaatttaaaaacaattgcggatacatgatgttttgaacaaccGTAGTTACTTtagaaaaccgtgttctaataatagcaattataagaacaataaataaaattccaaatttgaaatccagaaaattacaatggctttactacaacccacataaaaaaatttaaaagtaataatcaaaactgtaacataaacaatgTGTGTGGCTTCTttcgagcccctcgcagctctgatccgtctaaggctggaaattacctgaaaggttaataaacggggtgagtttacaaaaactcggcgtgaaatcccctactatataaaaggaacagtcagtcatataaaagaattaaaagtttggccccagccctacttacagtttcagtatcaattgggccttagcccattataacagacagtaccagatgggccttagcccattacagaagaagaaacattatcagaactagaatcaaaatgagaatcagaatcagaatcaggtgacagaatcaaaatcagaattaggcgacagaatcagaatcagtatcaggtaacagaatcaaaatcagaatatgaatgcaatcccaacccaatccagccattacaccacccgtaccagcccatcacaccatgtggggaataactcaacccatcCAGCCCATACACCAATATACAGCAAGGCTGCTAATAACAGAAcattgtggtagagccaccaaaatcagataatgtggcaaagccacttaacagaatacgtggcacaaagtcATCAATAATGGGTCTATAATTGGTACGAAGCCTACAATATCGATACGAAGCCCAAAATAacggcacacagccataatcaggttagCAGaaagccatatgtaggttggcgcaaagccataatcagaataattggctttaagccatcgatagctgtatcatgttaggcacatagccatcagcgacggtaatatagtcggcacacagccttgAGTAAATATGATTGACAtagagtcgtcaataatcatatattggcatataaccttaggcaaatacgtttggcatacagccttcggtaacatgatcggcactcagccattgatcggtccacagtcgtctctgGCGACCCGTgtgaccttatcaaatcagtatgAATATGCGGCTCTTAAGCCTttggtggatccacagtcgtcaagcaaccatacgatcctaacagatcagatcttcctccgtacaaaatcccaacccttGCAACatatcatgtatgcagaatgtcatgcccatatttgaatcaaacaatcatagtcaagtcattcatatcaccaatatatattcacaatcaaatccgtcaaccacacagtccaagttagtcacttacccacaagggcaaaacagtcatttaacaccctaggggcaaaatggtaattttaccccacaagggtatctcggtaattctatcctacaggggtatttcggtatttataccctacaagggtatttcaataattctaccctacaggggtattttaataattttataaatcgagggtaaaacgataattctataaattgggggtactttggtaattttacaagttaagggtatttcagtaatttggtaaattaaagtattctaaatagggataacaatacgaatggtcCTAAAGCCCATTCTAGGCCCAtttgctcgtgtggcccttttagcccaaatctatccacagatatgagattcacctagcctagtccaatatttactacacaattaaacaacttatccaattgggcctgtaggcccattgggcccacatggccctttttagcccaaagtagccatcctacagctagagtagtgagaaatacacacttgataggaaactggagttaatccgcactccgagcactcttggccgacgcccaacccaaacgagcacgccataaagcgaaagagatcagccaagaaaggtacatttactctcctcatggttctctctatttaaagccagcttcgtatCCAcccttatgttagcttcctgatgtgggatccctccgtcatcagagtttaaattcaacaccaactcttgccgccccttgttagcaaaataaatgctctttgagaaccatgagtttcgaaccctggacctccttgccaactctatgacgccaccttcatgcctcttatgtggcgttactttgccactagaccacaaggctttttgtggcacaatttctccaacaatattcttaaggcctacctactacacccagggtttgattcaccttaaaccaaaatttttgctagagtctaagtttgaacccatgacttctccaacacttctcagcacacttaactactaaaacaagccttcattaacgaaatttacatgcacaaaaaaatattataagctgccttcaacaactcccatactcaaggcccaaaacttctaggcccaaattcagggtgttacataaaaCATATATCAATGAAGACataaatggaataaaaaaaagaTGGTGGCAAACTGCAAAGTTTATTGTTGAATCTGATATAGACCCTCAAGGAAAATCGAAGGCCGTGGCATTCAATGCTCCTCTACTCTAGTTCAAGGAAAATCAAGAccgaaaataatctaaaaatgaaagaaaactgAAACAAAGAAAGTCTAAAATACGTGATTTCTCTCTCTACTCTAATTCAAAGCTCCTCTAATTTACCACATCTTCTTTAGGGTAAAAAGATGAATAGGATAGGAAAAGATCAATACACCATTGGTAAACATGCAGTGTTTAAACCCTTTCTTTGATCGCTCTGTCTTTCGCTTTCACTTTTCCTTTCTTTCAATCCTTTAAACAAGTAAGAAAACcttatatataaagtaaaaataCAAGTTAAATAAGCCCTAAGATGAGTTCATCAACTCACAGACAAAAGCATTTAGTAACAATTTATTCGAATGAAGTATGAAGCTCTGTTTGAAGCTAGAGCAACAAAGCAATAAACAACCAACGAAAATAGAATCAAAAACAAaaatgttgaagaagaaaaatgaagttggCTTCCCATTCATTTCATTTAGCAAAAGTAACATATATGTTACAATAAAATATGACAGTTACCTAATGAATAACTGCTACCACTAACATGACTAAAACTTAGCTTAAGTTACACACAAAAGAAGCTGACATATAAGCCATTACATCAAATTCAAGTCATCaacaaatcctactaactttaAAGTCAAATTACAAAGCAACTGAGAAAGTTACAtatgaacaaaataaacaaaatgttgCTGCTCCTCTGGTTCAGCTTGGATGCTGGCCTGCACACTAGTTTACTGTTGGTTTCCTGTTGCACTGCAGGCCAAAGTTTAACACTCCTtcttggactgtatgcaacaaaCACAAATCCTTATTCTCAAAGCATCAAATCATGTGGCACCTAGTGACTTTGTTAGAATATCAACAAACTAATTTTCTGAGCTATAATGAACCAGATTCACTTCGCTCAATTGTTTAGCCTCTCgaacaaaatgaaatttaatattaaaatgtttaGTTTTGCCTTGAAAAATAGGATTTTTAGCTTTGGCAACTGCTGACTGATTATCAACTTTGATCTCAGTAGCTTGAATCTGTTCTTCATTCAGATCACTTAACAACTTCCTAAGctaaatggcttgattaacagTTGCAACAACTGTAATATACACTGCTTCTACTGTAGATTAAGtaacagtttgttgcttctttgagctcTAACAGAAAAATTTTAAGCCAAGTGTAAAGAAATAGCCGGAAGTACTTTTCATGTCATCAATGGACCCTGTCCAATCACTATTAGAATACCCTATCAGCTTGAGCTCTTTTCCCTTCTCAAACTTCACTCTATAATTCAAAGTCTCTTTTATATATCTGAGAACTCTTTTTGCTGCTTTAAAATGGACAACATCACAAGAATGCATAAATCTGGACAGTAAGCTAATAGCATACATGATATCAGGCCTAGTAGCTGTTAAGTAAAGTAAACAACCTACCAAGCTTCGATATTCCTTCTCATCAACTCTTTCATGACAGCTGTTGCTGTTAATTTCTCACCTTGAGCCACTGGTGTGCTGACAGTTTTGCAGTTAGACATATAAAACTTGTTCAAGATCTTCAATGCAAAAGCCTGCTGACTTATGAAGATAGTATGGTCTGATTGATTCACTTCTATGCCATGAAAATATGTCATTTCCCTAAAGTCAGTCATCTCAAAAACATTCTGCATCTACACTTTGAACTCATCAATCAGCTCTCCCTTGCTTCCAGTTACAAGTAAGTCATCCACATAAAGTGAGACAATCAGAAGAGTTTCATGTTCTGACTCATTCACATAAAGTGTAGGTTCACTAACACTTTTCTCGAAACCCAAGCCTAGAAAGTATGAATCAACcctgtcataccaggcccttggtgctTGCTTCAGACCATACAAGGAATTTTTTAGCTTGTAGACCTTGTTCTCTTCATTAGGAACTTTGAACCCCTCTGATTGTTCAATAAAAATTTCTTCCTTGAGGAAGTCATTCAGAAAAGCAGACTTGACATCCAGCTGATGTACTTTCTAACCCTTTTGAGCTGCTAAGGCAAACAAAAGCTTTATTGTGTCTAATCTTGCAACAGGAGAAAAGGTCTCAATGAAGTCGATCCCATACTATTGGCTATCACCACAAGTCTTTCCTTGTGTTTGTTTAAAGAGCCATCAACATTGTATTTGACTCTAAATACCCATTTTACACTAATAACTTTCTTCTGTTCTGGTCTTTCAACTAATTCTCAAATGTCATTCTTGTGAATCATCAACATTTCTGCTTCTATGGCCCTTTTCCAACACTCTTCTCTAGCAACTTCATCAAAATTTGAAGGCTCAACTATTGCAGCATCACATCTTTGATAAATGTCTGTAATGATTCTTGTGCCTCTTACAAGTTCATCATTAAAATTATCATCAATTGGCCCTTCTTCAGCTAGTTTCAGATTGATGTCTAGCTGATCTTCTTCATTTAGACTTGCATCTGTATCACTCCAGTTCCACACTCTtccttcatcaaattttacatctctGCTCACCATGATCTTCTTTGTTGAAGGATCAAACACTCTATAGGCTTTCTTGGTGCTGCTGTAACCAACAAAAATCCCTGGCACAGATCGTTTTTCAAGTTTGGTTCTCTTCTCAGTTGGAATGAGAGTATAGTAGACACAACTAAACACCTTTAGGTGTGACACTGTTGGTTTGATATCATGCCAAGCTTCAAAATGAGTCTTTTCTTTAACTACATTGGTTGGCAACTTGTTGAGCAAGTACACTGAGGTGTTCACAacctcagcccaaaatttacTTGGCAATTTGCATTCAAATAACAGAAATCTGGCCATATCAAgtactatttaattttttctttcacaAACTCCATTTTGCTCAGGAGTACATACTGTTGTTAGCTGATGATGAATTCCAACTTGCTCACACAGCTTCTGGAACTTATCTGACAAGTACTCAGCACCATTATCTGATCTCAAAGCTTTGGTCTTCCAGCTTGATTGGTTTTCAGTTAAAGCTTTGAATTTGCCAAATAcctcaaatacttcaaacttttgctttaaaaaatagacCCAACAGAAATTGGTTAGATCATCTATGAACTGCACAAAATATCTGCTGTCATTCAAAGAAgaagtcttcattggtccacaaatGTCAGTATGAACCAATTCAAGCTTGTCTTGAGCTCTCCATGCCTTATCGACTGGAAAAGGCAGTCTTGTCTACTTCCTAAGTTGGCAAATTTCACAAACATTATCGCTGACTTCAACTCTAGACATGTCCTCAACCAAATTCAATCTGTGCGGCAGACCAAGTGATTTATAACTAACATGGCCTAACCTCTTGTGCCATAAACTAGCTGTGTCAGTAGCACTAGTATAGGCCTTCATTTCTAACTGATTCATGTTCAACACAAAGTATCTTTCAGTCATGGCTACTGTGACTAATTATTGACCAAATAGATCTTCAATAATGCAAGAGTTCTTCTTAAAAACAAGTGAATAACCCTTCTCAATTAACTGGCCAATACTAAGCAGGTTTTGATCTATATCAGGCACGAAAGGTACATCTGAGATTACTTTG
The sequence above is drawn from the Gossypium hirsutum isolate 1008001.06 chromosome A05, Gossypium_hirsutum_v2.1, whole genome shotgun sequence genome and encodes:
- the LOC121228980 gene encoding secreted RxLR effector protein 161-like; the encoded protein is MQNVFEMTDFREMTYFHGIEVNQSDHTIFISQQAFALKILNKFYMSNCKTVSTPVAQATRPDIMYAISLLSRFMHSCDVVHFKAAKRVLRYIKETLNYRVKFEKGKELKLIGYSNSDWTGSIDDMKSTSGYFFTLGLKFFC